The Candidatus Cloacimonadota bacterium genomic interval ACTTTTCTTAAGTTTTTTGCTTGATAGGCATACTGAGCAACAGCATCAGAATTCTATAATGGACTATTATCGTGGAGATGATGACCAATTCCCCGAAAAAATGATGAAATACAATCGCTTGGAAAAAAAACTGCCAAATTTATTGAAACGGTTTTGGTCACATCATCATTATTATCTATACGTAAAGAAAGGCAGGTAATAGATATTTGACTGAGGAAAGATTATTATCTCTAAAGATAATAGTCCGATTCTTATTTATCTCGAACTGATATGAAAAAGAAGATACTGACTATAGTAATAGGCACATTAATCGGCATTATTTTTACAGCTATTTGGCTGCAATTAGTTGATCTCCGTACGATCTCCCAGATGATCAAAGATTTGAAATTGCAGTATGTGATCATTAGTATACTATTTTATTTATCTGCTTATTTTATTCGTTCTTTAAGATGGAATCTCCTGCTTAAAAGAGTTCAACCGTTATCAAAAATGAGATCTTATCTGATCATGATGGCAGGAAACTTCACTAATTATCTGATTCCTCTCCGAGTTGGAGAATTGATGCGCTGCTATTTCATCAAGAAAATGCACGGAACCAGAATGACGAAAACTCTACCATCTGTTTTTGTTGATAAACTCTTTGACTCGATCGGGATTTTGTTCGTTTTATTGCTTGTCCCGCTTCTTTCGGTCTCTTTACCTGCTACTTTGAATATCTTGCTAATATTGATTTCTTTGCTATTGATAATTGGTTGTATAATCCTCATATCAGCCATTTATGCCGAAAGCAAGATAGTAAGTTTGTTAAAAAAACTCTTTTTTTTCATTCCGACTAAATATGAGGTTAAGTTAGATGAGACTCTATCTCTGTTTGTTGAAGGTTTAGCAGTTTTCAAAGACCATAAGCAACTGCTGCTCCCGGTGATACTCTTTTCGATCATCGCCATCTTCTTCGATAGTTTTTTCTTTTTTGCTCTCTTTTTAGCATTTGGAATTAGCATAAACTATTTTTACATTTTACTCGGTTATACTCTGATCTACCTGTCCTATATAATTCCTCATCCTCCAGCTCAGTTGGGTAGCAATGAGTTATTGATGTTTCTTATCTTTGCAGCCGGTTTTGGCATGCAGGCAGATAAAGCAGGGGCCATTATGCTTTTTTCTCATATCTTGACAGGATTGATCATTGTAACTATCGGGTTAATCTCTTACAGTTACAGTGGAGTACAATTATTGACGATAATTAATAAAGGAGAAGTTTTAAATGAGTAACGAAAAGAACAGGATTGCACTTCTGGAAAAATTAAAGACCGACAAAGAGAAGATCTTGCAAGAATTAAGAAAAGCGATAATAGGACAGGATAAGGTAATCGAAGAGGTTATGATAGCCCTCTTTGCTAAAGGGCACTGTCTGGTTGAAGGTGTACCCGGATTGGCAAAGACTATGTTGATCTCCTCACTTGCTAAAGCGTTGAATCTCAAGTTCAGCCGGATTCAATTTACACCCGACTTAATGCCTTCCGATATTACCGGAACCGATATTCTGGCGGAAAGTAAGGCAGATGGGAAAAGATATTTCGAATACATCAAAGGTCCTATTTTTTCCAATATCATCTTAGCCGACGAGATCAACAGAACACCCCCCAAGACCCAATCCGCTCTCCTACAGGCAATGCAGGAATATCAGGTAACCGCCGGAAACAGCACCTATAATCTTGATCAACCGTTTCTGGTATTGGCTACGCAAAACCCCATTGAACAAGAAGGCACCTATCCACTACCGGAAGCACAATTAGATAGATTTATGTTTAATATCAATATCTACTATCCTTCTTATGAAGAAGAACGTGAAATAGTTATCAAAACTACCAGTTCTGATCCGATTAATATAGAACCGGTGCTTACCGCTGACGAAATACTTGAAATGCAGAAAATGATC includes:
- a CDS encoding flippase-like domain-containing protein, whose product is MKKKILTIVIGTLIGIIFTAIWLQLVDLRTISQMIKDLKLQYVIISILFYLSAYFIRSLRWNLLLKRVQPLSKMRSYLIMMAGNFTNYLIPLRVGELMRCYFIKKMHGTRMTKTLPSVFVDKLFDSIGILFVLLLVPLLSVSLPATLNILLILISLLLIIGCIILISAIYAESKIVSLLKKLFFFIPTKYEVKLDETLSLFVEGLAVFKDHKQLLLPVILFSIIAIFFDSFFFFALFLAFGISINYFYILLGYTLIYLSYIIPHPPAQLGSNELLMFLIFAAGFGMQADKAGAIMLFSHILTGLIIVTIGLISYSYSGVQLLTIINKGEVLNE
- a CDS encoding MoxR family ATPase, whose amino-acid sequence is MSNEKNRIALLEKLKTDKEKILQELRKAIIGQDKVIEEVMIALFAKGHCLVEGVPGLAKTMLISSLAKALNLKFSRIQFTPDLMPSDITGTDILAESKADGKRYFEYIKGPIFSNIILADEINRTPPKTQSALLQAMQEYQVTAGNSTYNLDQPFLVLATQNPIEQEGTYPLPEAQLDRFMFNINIYYPSYEEEREIVIKTTSSDPINIEPVLTADEILEMQKMILTLPVSEHVLDYAVKLARATRPDYPEAQDFIKRWVSWGAGPRASQYLVLAAKTKAALDGRATPAEEDVRRVAVIVLQHRVIVSFAAEAEGMKAKTVVEKLIKHLDESAK